A single Oncorhynchus nerka isolate Pitt River linkage group LG10, Oner_Uvic_2.0, whole genome shotgun sequence DNA region contains:
- the LOC115127525 gene encoding superoxide dismutase [Cu-Zn]-like: MVLKAVCVLAGTGDVTGTVFFEQEGEDAPVKLTGEITGLAPGEHGFHVHAFGDNTNGCMSAGPHFNPHNKTHGGPNDDVRHIGDLGNVTAGADNVAKINIQDKILTLTGPLSIIGRTMVIHEKADDLGKGGNEESLKTGNAGGRQACGVIGITQ; this comes from the exons ATGGTGCTGAAGGCTGTTTGCGTGCTGGCAGGAACCGGTGATGTTACCGGGACCGTATTCTTTGAGCAGGAG GGTGAAGATGCTCCAGTGAAGCTGACCGGGGAGATTACAGGTCTGGCCCCGGGGGAGCATGGCTTCCACGTCCACGCCTTCGGAGACAACACCAACGGCTGCATGAGTGCGGGACCCCACTTCAACCCCCACAACAAGACCCACGGAGGACCCAACGATGATGTCAG GCACATAGGGGACCTTGGCAACGTGACTGCAGGAGCTGACAATGTGGCTAAGATCAACATTCAGGACAAGATACTGACTCTCACTGGACCACTCTCGATCATCGGCAGGACCATGGTG ATCCATGAGAAGGCTGATGACCTGGGGAAGGGAGGCAATGAGGAGAGTCTGAAGACAGGCAACGCTGGCGGTCGTCAGGCCTGTGGCGTTATTGGAATTACCCAGTAA